Proteins encoded together in one Coregonus clupeaformis isolate EN_2021a chromosome 30, ASM2061545v1, whole genome shotgun sequence window:
- the LOC121546457 gene encoding BLOC-1-related complex subunit 6: MIDSTSLGKNYTAGGGMSLFPVIGTYVPEAANGVHTPDSPGSCSENGPHTHAPTTPSQLLKFGGRVPCSGHGYLDGTPGETENCVDGEKACDVQEDPIDTPHNYMSHSDKQHKNTLLAQLSLPTATCTADTNPHAPPQDMSLTGPPQTDEPLNEVLSGDSQNTTTATGIPSKDTAPHRDTPSADKHQSEKEHTEPRSCCSVETEEQEEEKQDEEEREEQHAGNTQDEVTAEFTEEPSAASPGPSSAPAEGESSDSSPCPPHVMAQVHVRNVPERERIVRGMQDSKSLDEISQACGGVARGVGRGGQPEGRRATISSALELEGTVSHDGDLTHFICRNLEQKIKMSSKPSLDCDCESDCSGSISSRGRGSSLRQPADIPPIDPAVLVDLQRHTQDVAHSVELMMRSLNGTIQNMTALSVGYIQTYRDSVDSLGESVDMSIKGMYTLMARCEELDRSMQPIHILAAQIRDIKRTLDALEAICK; encoded by the exons CAGGTGGAGGGATGAGCCTGTTCCCTGTGATTGGCACATACGTGCCGGAAGCAGCCAATGGGGTGCATACACCAGACTCCCCTGGATCCTGCAGTGAGAATGGCCCGCACACCCACGCCCCTACTACCCCCTCGCAGCTCCTGAAGTTTGGGGGCAGGGTGCCCTGTTCTGGGCACGGATACCTCGATGGGACCCCTGGAGAGACTGAGAACTGTGTGGATGGTGAGAAAGCATGCGATGTACAAGAAGACCCCATAGACACTCCTCACAACTACATGTCCCATTCGGacaaacaacacaaaaacacGCTCCTAGCACAGCTCTCCCTCCCCACTGCCACATGCACAGCAGACACAAACCCACACGCGCCCCCTCAAGACATGTCCCTCACTGGACCCCCCCAAACAGATGAGCCACTAAATGAGGTTCTGTCTGGAGACTCACAGAACACCACCACAGCAACAGGCATTCCATCCAAAGACACAGCCCCACATAGGGACACTCCCAGTGCAGACAAACATCAGTCAGAGAAAGAACACACAGAGCCTCGTAGCTGCTGTTCTGTAGaaacagaggagcaggaggaggaaaaGCAGGATGAGGaggagcgagaggagcagcatgCAGGAAACACCCAGGATGAagtcacagctgag TTTACAGAGGAGCCCTCGGCAGCATCTCCTGGCCCCAGCTCTGCCCCAGccgagggggagtcatcagacagCAGCCCCTGCCCGCCCCACGTCATGGCCCAGGTACACGTGCGGAACGTCCCCGAGCGGGAGCGCATCGTCCGGGGCATGCAGGACAGCAAGAGTCTGGATGAGATCAGCCAGGCGTGCGGCGGAGTGGCCCGAGGCGTGGGCCGGGGGGGCCAACCAGAGGGCCGCAGGGCCACCATCTCCTCTGCCCTGGAGCTGGAGGGAACAGTCAGCCACGACGGGGACCTGACCCACTTCATCTGCCGCAACCTGGAGCAGAAGATCAAGATGAGCTCCAAGCCCAGCCTGGACTGTGACTGTGAAT CGGACTGCTCGGGTTCCATCAGTAGCAGAGGTCGGGGGTCGTCGTTGCGGCAGCCGGCAGACATCCCTCCCATTGACCCTGCTGTCCTGGTGGACCTGCAGAGACACACTCAGGATGTTGCCCACAGTGTGGAGCTGATGATGCGCAGCCTCAACGGAACCATCCAGAAC atgaCAGCGCTGAGTGTGGGATACATCCAAACCTACAGAGACTCAGTGGACAGCCTGGGGGAGTCTGTGGACATGAGCATaaag GGAATGTACACGCTGATGGCGCGCTGTGAGGAGCTGGATCGCTCCATGCAGCCCATCCACATCCTGGCTGCCCAGATCCGGGACATCAAGCGCACCCTGGACGCCCTGGAAGCCATCTGCAAGTAG